The Mesorhizobium sp. AR10 genome includes the window TTGGCTTATGGGTGCGGTCGAAGCCGGTGAATTCGGCAGTCGAGGCAAGCCGCAGCCGGTTGCCGAGCCTGGAGTAGCCGATCAATTGGTCCTCGTCGGCGCCGCCCATGGTCGGCCCCTTGCTTTCGTCTTCCAGCGGGATCGTCGCGGTGTAGCCCTTCACCGGATAGACGGGCAGGTCGATGCCGTAGCGGCGGCCGAGCAGGCCGCTTTCCGGCCCCATCGAAATCACCACCGCGTCGCCGGTGATCGGGCCGGCCGAGGTCATCACCGCGCGCACGCGGTCGCCCTCGATGTCGAGGCCTTCGACCGTCGTGCCATAGAGAAACTTCACGCCGCGTTTGTCGGCGGCGTAGGCGGCGAGATTCTGCGTGAACTGGCTGGAGTCGCCGGTCTGATCGATCGGCGAATAGACGCCGCCGGCGATCTTGTCTTTCACACCGGCGAGACCCGGTTCGATCTCGATCAGCCGGTCGCGGCCAACGATCTCGATCGGCAGGCCATGCTCGGCGAGAAAGCGGTAGTTGTCGGTGCCGGTATCGAGACTGTGCTGCGAGCGGAAGAAATAGAGAATGCCCTTCTTGCGTTCGTCATAGTGAATGCCGGCGTCGGCCGAGATGGCGTTGATGCAATCGCGGGAATACAGCGCCAAGCGCAACTTGACCTGGCTGTTTGCACGCAGGCGAGCCTTTGTGCACTGCCTGAGGAAGCGCAGGCTCCAGGCGAGAAAATAGGGATCGAAGCGCAGCCGCACCTTGATGCCGA containing:
- a CDS encoding D-amino acid dehydrogenase, whose translation is MKIVVLGAGVVGTAAAYYLASDGHEVTVIERHPAAARGTSQSNAGLVSPGDATAWASPAALKTFLRALYNHDLGIKVRLRFDPYFLAWSLRFLRQCTKARLRANSQVKLRLALYSRDCINAISADAGIHYDERKKGILYFFRSQHSLDTGTDNYRFLAEHGLPIEIVGRDRLIEIEPGLAGVKDKIAGGVYSPIDQTGDSSQFTQNLAAYAADKRGVKFLYGTTVEGLDIEGDRVRAVMTSAGPITGDAVVISMGPESGLLGRRYGIDLPVYPVKGYTATIPLEDESKGPTMGGADEDQLIGYSRLGNRLRLASTAEFTGFDRTHKPSDFATMFRTGKDLFPGAFDEKKAVLWAGLRPMMPNSVPVIGRARYTNLYLDTGHGHVGWTMACGSGKFLADLVAGRKPEIDPQGLVYRN